In a genomic window of Phyllostomus discolor isolate MPI-MPIP mPhyDis1 chromosome 5, mPhyDis1.pri.v3, whole genome shotgun sequence:
- the FAAP20 gene encoding Fanconi anemia core complex-associated protein 20, whose translation MQAPRSSRLRLSRRQPPSRGGPPSPRPGSLQDGDGERARLWAGLLRAVSADLDEDGVPPPLPAFPGQEPSRCPERADSPEVFTVGSKTFSWTPFPPAPRGEGPGHSYRVLRGASGCPGSLARSPQARAAPEPSGALGSGAQPAVDRAQTLQSCPMCQVDFAPGLAQLDIDGHLAQCLAGSTEDVVW comes from the exons ATGCAGGCGCCTCGGAGTTCTCGGCTTCGGCTGAGTCGCCGGCAGCCGCCCTCCAGGGGCGG GCCTCCGAGCCCCCGCCCGGGGTCCCTCCAGGACGGCGACGGCGAGCGCGCGCGGCTGTGGGCCGGGCTGCTGCGCGCGGTGAGCGCGGACCTGGACGAGGACGGGGtgccgccgccgctgcccgcTTTCCCCGGCCAG GAGCCCAGCCGCTGTCCCGAGCGCGCCGATTCTCCTGAGGTCTTCACCGTGGGATCCAAAACCTTTTCCTGGACGCCCTTCCCGCCTGCCCCGAGGGGAGAGGGCCCAGGCCACTCCTACCGGGTGCTCCGCGGGGCCAGCGGGTGCCCAGGGTCCCTCGCCCGGTCCCCGCAAGCACGCGCCGCGCCGGAGCCCAGCGGAGCCCTCGGCTCCGGGGCGCAGCCGGCGGTGGACCGGGCGCAGACGCTGCAGAGCTGCCCCATGTGCCAGGTCGACTTCGCTCCCGG gcTGGCCCAGCTGGACATCGACGggcacctggcacagtgcctggcggGCAGCACGGAGGACGTGGTGTGGTGA